The following proteins are encoded in a genomic region of Phaeodactylum tricornutum CCAP 1055/1 chromosome 1, whole genome shotgun sequence:
- the Rpe gene encoding plastidic ribulose-phosphate 3-epimerase (Ribulose-phosphate 3-epimerase, plastidic enzyme, possesses bipartite N-terminal plastid targeting sequence, involved in Cavin cycle, OPPP, highest similarity to bacterial enzymes) encodes MKFTIVSLAAVVASASAFAPATKSVRSVSALNVWGDKDYLIAPSILSADFARLGEEVDNVLEAGADVVHFDVMDNHYVPNLTIGPMVCKALRDHGVTAPIDVHLMVSPVDAAIQDFIDAGASYITFHPEATNHVDRSLQLIKNGGCKAGLVFNPATSLDAAKFVMDKLDIILLMSVNPGFGGQAFIPAVLDKAREARQLIDDAGIDCRLEIDGGVKTENIKEIKDAGVDMFVAGSAILKEPRTLEAYKETIDTMRAELAK; translated from the exons ATGAAGTTCACTATTGTTTCCTTGGCCGCCGTTGTTGCTTCGGCTTCCGCCTTTGCTCCT GCCACCAAATCTGTCCGCTCAGTGAGTGCCCTGAACGTTTGGGGCGACAAGGACTACCTTATTGCCCCTTCCATTCTGTCGGCTGACTTTGCCCGTTTGGGTGAAGAAGTCGACAATGTTCTGGAAGCCGGGGCCGATGTCGTACATTTCGACGTCATGGACAACCACTACGTCCCCAATTTAACGATTGGACCCATGGTGTGCAAGGCATTGCGCGACCACGGCGTCACCGCTCCCATTGATGTACACTTGATGGTGTCTCCCGTCGACGCCGCCATTCAAGACTTTATCGATGCCGGTGCTTCCTATATTACCTTCCACCCCGAAGCCACCAACCACGTCGATCGTTCTCTGCAATTGATCAAGAACGGGGGCTGCAAAGCGGGCTTAGTCTTCAACCCCGCGACCAGTCTCGATGCCGCCAAGTTCGTCATGGACAAACTAGACATTATTTTGCTCATGAGCGTCAACCCCGGATTCGGCGGTCAGGCATTTATCCCCGCTGTCCTGGATAAGGCCCGGGAAGCACGCCAACTGATTGACGATGCCGGTATTGACTGCCGTTTGGAAATTGATGGTGGAGTCAAGACGGAAAATATCAAGGAAATTAAGGATGCCGGTGTCGACATGTTCGTGGCTGGCAGTGCCATTTTGAAGGAACCACGAACGCTCGAAGCCTACAAGGAGACGATCGATACCATGCGCGCCGAGCTCGCCAAGTAA
- a CDS encoding predicted protein, with protein sequence FAILSHGVQDDPIYCYANHGALQTFRWSADEFYALPSRYSAPDGAARRVRHAIVQESVSDEFRVLPPSVRQTKDGDLWRITGIWLWNVYNDERQRVGQTALY encoded by the coding sequence TTTGCCATACTCTCACACGGCGTCCAGGACGACCCAATCTACTGTTACGCCAATCACGGTGCCCTCCAAACCTTCCGGTGGTCCGCCGACGAATTTTACGCGCTCCCCTCGCGCTACTCGGCGCCCGACGGCGCCGCGCGTCGAGTCCGACACGCGATCGTACAGGAATCCGTCAGTGACGAATTTCGGGTGTTGCCTCCCAGTGTCCGACAAACCAAAGACGGAGATTTGTGGCGCATTACAGGGATATGGTTATGGAATGTGTACAACGACGAACGACAGCGCGTGGGACAAACCGCTCTCTAC
- a CDS encoding predicted protein: MPVLGSLAAKMMKLSTILMVFSSTAVLCVGCLDTASAYVGTRPPSGQSKRVSQTLRSSGSSDGDRQFSAKPILVVGATGRVGRRVVQQLMAQNRPVRAVVRNEHKAQHLFGTMTSLQYPQLEIIKADLSRYEEYEEVLDKAVKGCESIVSVMGVVRFAKLGDFLPWRLFRLDAAWADRKHPYYGNYMAQKYLISLAEKHNVKRFVRLTGLGLAYSAFNPFSVLFNTLLSVNNRWGLLCEQALFDSKVPYVVLRPGGLAEDERELSTTNLQVDASGMLPLPGRVGRSDVAALAIASADLPTTAPSYTLACRWCGEGIKPKPQGYKEEGFASAQECLDTVLASKVTSPSPPRMKPYGVAVGITAYAAGALSLKLATMLWKVIARLFRV; encoded by the coding sequence ATGCCGGTATTAGGAAGCCTCGCTGCCAAGATGATGAAGCTTTCAACCATATTGATGGTTTTCTCTAGTACAGCCGTTTTATGTGTGGGATGTTTGGATACTGCTTCAGCTTACGTCGGCACGAGACCACCATCTGGGCAGTCAAAAAGAGTTTCTCAGACGTTGCGGTCCTCCGGATCTTCCGACGGTGATCGTCAATTTAGTGCCAAACCTATTTTGGTGGTAGGTGCTACTGGCCGTGTAGGACGTCGTGTGGTGCAGCAGCTGATGGCGCAAAATCGTCCAGTTCGGGCGGTAGTGCGAAACGAACACAAGGCTCAACATCTGTTCGGCACAATGACATCCCTTCAGTACCCGCAGTTGGAAATAATCAAGGCCGACCTGAGCCGTTACGAAGAATATGAAGAAGTTTTGGACAAAGCCGTAAAAGGTTGCGAAAGCATCGTTTCCGTAATGGGCGTAGTACGCTTTGCCAAGCTAGGAGATTTTTTGCCTTGGCGCTTGTTTCGATTGGACGCCGCCTGGGCGGACCGCAAACATCCCTACTACGGCAATTATATGGCACAAAAATACCTTATTTCTCTCGCTGAGAAGCACAATGTGAAACGTTTTGTAAGACTGACAGGGCTGGGATTGGCATACTCTGCATTCAACCCTTTCAGCGTTTTGTTCAATACACTTTTGTCAGTGAACAATCGATGGGGGCTTCTGTGTGAACAAGCTTTGTTCGATTCGAAAGTTCCCTACGTTGTGTTGAGGCCCGGCGGTCTTGCAGAGGACGAGCGAGAATTGTCTACTACGAACTTACAGGTGGACGCTTCCGGGATGTTGCCATTGCCAGGCCGAGTCGGACGGAGCGACGTAGCTGCCTTGGCTATTGCTTCAGCTGACTTACCGACAACAGCTCCTAGCTACACATTGGCTTGTCGATGGTGCGGCGAAGGAATCAAGCCGAAACCTCAAGGCTACAAAGAAGAAGGGTTTGCTTCCGCCCAAGAGTGTTTGGACACTGTTTTGGCGTCAAAGGTGACTTCACCTTCGCCGCCACGGATGAAGCCCTATGGGGTTGCGGTAGGGATTACAGCCTACGCCGCTGGAGCTTTATCACTTAAGCTTGCAACCATGCTGTGGAAGGTGATTGCTAGGCTATTTCGAGTATGA
- a CDS encoding predicted protein — protein MAKPIPDAIKEILGALTPAQQVTMRSYIASLRSEIKDLEADLLAKNDEDPHAHYHGHDKCTEDHAHSDKVHDSHHTDEGHEHEREPKKHKEDDHHHHDHKPHATKAHGEEHHEHDHKHTAECTHDHAHQKEEEAKHDGHHGHHEHHGHHGHGHDHHEKKDDVPEWKKKALEKGNDPNAAPFGGSWNAESNISASDNMEE, from the exons ATGGCGAAACCCATTCCCGATGCAATCAAGGAGATTCTGGGTGCGCTCACTCCGGCGCAGCAGGTGACGATGCGCAGTTACATCGCCTCCTTGCGATCGGAAATCAAAGATCTCGAGGCCGATCTTCTCGCCAAGAACGACGAAGACCCACACGCGCACTATCACGGACACGATAAG TGCACGGAGGATCACGCGCATTCGGACAAGGTACACGATTCTCATCACACCGACGAGGGACACGAGCACGAACGTGAACCCAAAAAACACAAGGAAGACGATCATCACCACCACGATCACAAACCGCACGCTACGAAAGCACACGGGGAGGAACACCACGAGCACGATCACAAACATACGGCCGAGTGCACGCACGATCACGCTCACCAGAAAGAGGAGGAAGCGAAACATGATGGACACCACGGACATCACGAGCACCACGGACACCACGGACACGGCCACGACCACCACGAAAAGAAGGATGACGTGCcggaatggaagaagaaagcgTTGGAAAAAGGGAACGATCCCAACGCGGCACCGTTTGGTGGTAGCTGGAACGCTGAATCGAACATCAGCGCCAGTGACAACATGGAAGAGTAA
- the cysK gene encoding cysteine synthase (involved in cysteine metabolism; enzyme of cyanobacterial origin, N terminus contains putative mitochondrial transit peptide (TargetP score = 0.900); putatively targeted to mitochondrion; thiol), producing the protein GTRALNVAARPSDLTGNTPLLDLGRILQAHGIDNGSRLFGKMESLGPCSSVKDRIGRSMIDQAEQAGLITPGRTTLVEPTSGNTGIALAFIARERGYRCILTMPEQMSTERRMMLLALGAQVVLTPKETAVPGALAKAHEIVESLNGDGFMLQQFENPHNPKAHRETTGPEIWRDTDGDIDIFVAGVGTGGTVTGVSQYLKGSPAHGLPPLRPNLQTVAVEPMEQMLITAALGGAKIGPQGPHKIQGMGAGLVPQVLDLTLLDEVVPVHSDQAIDMAHELWMTGLPVGASAGAIVHAAVQVLQRPASAHKMAVCVIPSFGERYFTHPMFAEIKEKAQNLQKQ; encoded by the coding sequence GGGACGCGGGCCCTCAACGTCGCGGCCCGTCCTTCCGATTTGACGGGCAATACACCACTACTGGATCTCGGTCGGATTCTCCAAGCGCACGGAATTGACAACGGCTCCCGCCTCTTTGGAAAGATGGAGTCCCTCGGTCCCTGCAGTTCCGTCAAGGACCGCATCGGACGGTCCATGATTGATCAGGCCGAACAGGCCGGTCTCATTACCCCCGGCCGTACCACACTCGTCGAACCCACGTCGGGGAACACCGGGATTGCTCTGGCCTTTATCGCTCGCGAACGCGGCTACCGCTGTATCCTCACCATGCCGGAACAAATGAGTACGGAACGGCGCATGATGCTTCTCGCGTTGGGCGCCCAAGTCGTCCTCACGCCCAAGGAGACCGCCGTCCCTGGTGCTCTCGCCAAGGCCCACGAAATCGTCGAATCTCTCAACGGCGACGGATTCATGCTACAGCAATTCGAGAATCCTCACAATCCCAAGGCACACCGCGAGACGACCGGACCCGAGATTTGGCGCGATACGGACGGGGACATTGATATTTTCGTGGCGGGAGTGGGAACCGGTGGGACCGTTACGGGCGTTTCGCAGTACCTCAAGGGATCACCAGCCCACGGACTACCACCCCTCCGACCGAATCTGCAAACCGTGGCGGTCGAACCCATGGAGCAAATGCTCATTACGGCGGCCCTCGGTGGTGCCAAAATTGGTCCCCAAGGTCCGCACAAAATACAAGGCATGGGTGCCGGATTGGTACCGCAAGTTCTGGATCTCACCCTCCTCGACGAAGTCGTCCCGGTCCATTCCGATCAGGCCATCGATATGGCGCACGAATTGTGGATGACGGGTTTGCCCGTCGGGGCCTCCGCCGGCGCCATTGTCCACGCCGCCGTCCAGGTACTCCAACGGCCCGCATCGGCCCACAAAATGGCCGTCTGCGTCATACCCTCGTTCGGGGAACGGTACTTTACCCACCCCATGTTTGCCGAAATCAAAGAAAAGGCGCAAAACTTGCAAAAACAA
- a CDS encoding predicted protein (similarity to Syntaxin 5) — protein MASDRTNEFLSLAQSLPSAAESSIAPLLGSSHTPSTSSFVAARSAPPTPAYAALREFHQTAGDISRDIASTSALLAELTTLVRHQSMLQDDSAPVNNLVVRIKTSIENLHSRLDQASKVLQTQKRQLGKHSQAGQEATNLVDGLQAEFAQAATGFKRVLQQRTDNLKETDDRQRQVYGNGDHDGFHDDPMPDMGLLAAPPPVYGDASNPHASFMLDLTSNLQQQTGGEPTSSSLPRPHGIAAPGSGGLEYGVRQRKLGNAGTPDAANFYGHTGPLTPLDIQRMEEESGLTQSLQLIPDQDYMQQRADAMSTVETNIVELGTIFNKLAVMVSEHQEMVQRVEDNVEDANTNISLSLETLTDTLTNLRSNRQLMLRLFSVLVVFIIVFVIGFA, from the exons ATGGCTTCGGATCGAACGAACGAATTTCTTTCACTCGCCCAGAGTTTGCCGAGTGCGGCCGAATCCTCCATAGCGCCCCTGCTCGGATCGTCCCACACGCCCTCTACATCGTCCTTCGTCG CTGCACGATCCGCGCCACCGACTCCCGCGTACGCTGCCTTGCGCGAATTCCACCAAACAGCCGGCGATATCAGTCGTGACATTGCTTCGACGTCGGCCCTTCTCGCCGAACTCACAACGCTGGTCCGTCACCAGTCCATGCTCCAAGACGACAGTGCTCCCGTCAACAATCTCGTCGTCCGCATCAAGACCAGTATTGAGAATTTACACAGTCGTTTGGATCAGGCCTCCAAGGTTTTGCAAACGCAGAAACGGCAGTTGGGCAAACACAGTCAAGCCGGACAAGAAGCCACCAATCTCGTCGATGGACTCCAGGCGGAATTCGCACAGGCCGCTACAGGCTTTAAACGAGTCCTACAGCAGCGGACGGACAATCTCAAAGAAACCGACGACCGCCAACGACAAGTCTACGGAAATGGCGATCATGATGGTTTCCACGACGATCCCATGCCCGACATGGGCCTCTTGGCCGCCCCACCGCCCGTCTACGGCGACGCATCCAATCCTCACGCATCCTTTATGCTAGATTTGACCAGCAATTTGCAACAACAGACGGGCGGTGAACCCACGTCCAGTAGTCTCCCCCGTCCGCACGGCATTGCCGCTCCCGGATCGGGCGGTCTCGAGTACGGAGTCCGGCAACGCAAACTCGGTAACGCGGGCACCCCGGACGCCGCCAATTTCTATGGCCACACCGGACCCTTGACCCCCCTCGATATTCAACGCATGGAGGAAGAATCCGGGTTGACCCAGTCACTCCAACTCATTCCTGATCAGGATTACATGCAACAACGTGCCGACGCCATGTCCACGGTCGAAACCAACATTGTGGAGCTGGGCACCATTTTTAATAAACTGGCCGTCATGGTATCCGAACATCAAGAAATGGTACAGCGCGTGGAAGACAACGTCGAAGACGCCAACACCAACATTAGTTTGTCGCTGGAAACGTTGACGGACACCTTGACCAATCTGCGCAGCAATCGACAACTCATGCTACGGCTCTTCTCCGTCCTGGTGGTTTTCATTATTGTTTTTGTAATCGGCTTTGCGTAA
- a CDS encoding predicted protein, which produces MSTGFGNWNEERKAKENGEAPSNGSSWSLGSDQLLPLFNTESISWDSMKSSMESQMPKKIMGMGYQQRFKVFCALLFLSALFFALAFFIGVPLLVTRPQKFAISFTMGSITFMGSFGILKGPMEHLQSMFAADRLYFSFLYIGSMAMTLYFTFTHGGASGYLLVMAASAVQLVCLFWYLISFLPGGAAGLQYVFAAMGHILKPALVVCAQFQAVCVAKCFGWMT; this is translated from the exons ATGTCAACTGGATTCGGGAATTGGAACGAAGAACGAAAAGCGAAGGAAAATGGCGAAGCTCCATCGAATGGGTCTTCCTGGTCACTCGGCTCGGACCAGTTGTTACCGCTGTTTAACACAGAAAGTATATCATGGGATTCCATGAAGTCAAGCATGGAATCTCAAATGCCAAAAAAAATAATGGGAATGGGTTATCAACAAAGATTCAAG GTATTCTGTGCACTTCTCTTTTTGTCCGCACTTTTCTTTGCCTTGGCATTCTTTATAGGAGTGCCCTTGTTGGTGACTCGGCCTCAAAAGTTTGCAATCTCCTTTACCATGGGAtcgatcactttcatggGATCCTTTGGTATTTTAAAAG GTCCAATGGAGCATTTGCAAAGTATGTTTGCCGCCGACCGTCTTTATTTCAGCTTTTTGTACATCGGTTCCATGGCGATGACACTATACTTTACATTTACTCACGGAGGAGCTTCGGGATACCTG CTGGTCATGGCGGCTAGTGCTGTACAACTCGTCTGTCTATTCTGGTACCTCATTAGCTTCTTGCCAGGCGGTGCCGCTGGTCTGCAGTACGTGTTTGCGGCTATGGGGCACATTCTTAAGCCCGCCCTTGTAGTCTGCGCCCAATTTCAAGCCGTGTGTGTTGCCAAGTGTTTCGGATGGATGACG
- a CDS encoding predicted protein: MDETEATTSDEQPFPPLYESGEDYDQAGDLKQEAADLKSSGDWEGALEKYTAAVLAAPPSALLYANRATALLALGRPHAAERDCEMALQENPDSAKALRVRGKARKELGQYEKALKDLSAAQAIDFDEGTVEDLKFLTEKHLETEKSQADKRNQEEDKMR; encoded by the coding sequence ATGGACGAAACCGAAGCGACGACCTCCGACGAACAACCCTTTCCGCCACTCTACGAATCGGGCGAAGACTATGACCAAGCCGGCGACCTTAAACAGGAAGCGGCGGATCTCAAATCTTCGGGCGATTGGGAAGGAGCCTTGGAAAAGTACACGGCTGCCGTTCTGGCCGCGCCGCCGTCGGCCCTCCTGTACGCGAATCGGGCCACGGCGTTGTTGGCTCTGGGACGTCCccacgccgccgaacgggACTGCGAGATGGCCTTGCAAGAGAACCCCGACTCGGCCAAGGCGTTGCGAGTCCGGGGTAAGGCTCGGAAGGAACTCGGGCAGTACGAAAAGGCGCTCAAGGACTTGTCGGCGGCGCAGGCAATCGATTTTGACGAAGGGACGGTGGAGGATCTCAAGTTTTTGACGGAGAAACACCTGGAAACGGAAAAGTCGCAAGCCGACAAACGCAATCAGGAAGAAGATAAGATGCGC
- a CDS encoding predicted protein has protein sequence MGGPSFARPVGAAADVKELEYISALHQTGDSVRLDGSIKDEDIRLFLSSRYGIDVSAIDVRQTILKGMGGDRDTDDDLGDNCPDVIDVMELTAILLIPTLLKAAALKEEGSNNIPNGLLMPPPDLLKYVLDMILHDVTGDRVPKPLTTNLLRRVLQAYGESELANDIDLLQEMVDCCKCDGTDNDATNLTVKSFARGLTYDVKLYDIGNEVRESTHYEDVFRHQDHLVEYDKNITDGKKTIQNVATEPTRVLKRKYTAAAIDFTAGTYRSKGLSIMLWACTLISYFAYVFGSANDSAKKVCAESDLTYALSAPWRENSGAVTCESAVSIVIWVSFYFIFSIFGLTVVGLGSIGNDVYSQQWWIPLIGATVVAVFVFVPFFDETADASTGGRYLNVASLALGIITCTFHLLHAIALMTPIWVTERYTALRTLLRSSTIEGEMHVKTAGALKVHKMINNALYVVQHNEKESVLNSHFSQALFNFPKRGIRECKIVGGLSWSWQGILSRRMFSEEGVWYSTRLLASNLAQYVVSVYILITGIKLIQVVSDNYNLEVAQEQLSSVLERVLDTSVNEELVNSMAAEIGLLVSSFVKSMNATNISNVNCSSLGGFNGSDVIDEFCRSSEGFLQCNSAANVNYLCALLDGPSTLDGLDQLGLLNASGFDVNVLMETVREILQESANKTVESLYPSSRFMVTVPTAVAVVVATACALYLAITYVPSVTSTILKLRCGVLPSLERPDFARLRCAPDSVSLLTGSLFWGCLGSSLVTGSFFGAIVFFFCWQGSVYFAQRLTALVIGILSITLIRTVIVVCCRLSFYKAFYRKRPAAANISILALEWANFSLSAGFVVARTVKLLLVAAFSVGRIDQPFLAEGIGFVGPIELDGYPTIHMRDVLLNEAHRHPYIEMLGTMYLMKLRYGDNFGRNAGSCWRLVFVYALMPWLHKYRVLTRPDLFSKEASIVEGSENDRGLKSLQFVSLKRLFADGDAPRREAMLNPILEVDSCACGTEAFVQQEGPPSTVQTEPHQDVIDLLHLRVKELESELATIRSGAPGEKELESHCSTSIE, from the exons ATGGGCGGCCCATCCTTTGCTCGCCCCGTTGGTGCCGCTGCTGACGTCAAAGAACTTGAGTACATCTCCGCACTGCATCAAACGGGAGACTCTGTAAGGTTGGATGGCTCCATAAAAG ACGAAGATATACGCTTATTTCTTTCGAGCCGCTACGGTATCGACGTTTCCGCCATCGATGTTCGGCAAACGATACTGAAGGGCATGGGCGGTGATCGTGACACGGATGATGACTTAGGCGACAACTGTCCAGATGTCATTGACGTAATGGAGCTCACCGCCATACTGCTCATTCCCACACTGCTCAAGGCAGCAGCGCTTAAAGAAGAGGGTTCCAACAATATACCGAATGGTCTGTTAATGCCGCCACCTGACCTGTTGAAGTATGTCCTGGATATGATCTTGCATGATGTGACGGGAGATCGCGTACCGAAACCGTTGACCACCAATTTGTTACGCCGGGTGCTCCAGGCCTATGGAGAAAGCGAGCTTGCCAACGACATTGATTTGCTACAGGAAATGGTGGACTGCTGTAAATGTGATGGAACAGACAATGATGCCACCAATCTGACGGTCAAGTCCTTTGCCAGGGGATTGACCTACGACGTCAAATTATATGATATTGGCAACGAAGTACGCGAGTCCACGCACTATGAAGACGTCTTCCGTCATCAAGATCACcttgtagaatacgacaaAAACATTACGGACGGCAAGAAAACAATACAAAATGTTGCAACAGAGCCGACCCGAGTGCTGAAACGCAAGTACACTGCTGCAGCAATTGACTTCACAGCTGGCACTTACCGTTCCAAGGGTCTGTCTATCATGCTCTGGGCCTGCACTTTGATTTCATATTTCGCCTACGTCTTCGGCTCGGCCAACGATAGCGCCAAAAAAGTGTGTGCCGAAAGTGATTTAACGTATGCCCTTTCTGCTCCCTGGCGTGAAAATAGCGGAGCTGTGACTTGCGAATCGGCTGTCAGTATAGTCATCTGGGTTTCTTTTTACTTCATCTTTTCTATTTTTGGCTTGACCGTGGTTGGCTTGGGAAGTATTGGAAATGACGTGTACAGCCAACAATGGTGGATTCCATTGATCGGAGCTACCGTGGTGGCAGTGTTTGTCTTTGTCCCTTTTTTCGATGAAACCGCTGACGCTTCGACGGGAGGACGCTATCTGAATGTGgcgtcgttggcgttgggtATCATCACCTGTACTTTTCATCTCCTGCACGCCATTGCTCTGATGACACCAATCTGGGTCACCGAACGTTACACTGCCCTTCGAACACTGCTGCGTTCCAGTACAATTGAGGGAGAAATGCATGTCAAGACGGCGGGTGCCCTGAAGGTGCACAAAATGATTAACAACGCGTTGTACGTGGTTCAACacaatgaaaaagaatccGTCTTAAATTCGCATTTCAGTCAAGCTCTATTCAACTTTCCCAAAAGGGGCATCCGCGAGTGCAAAATAGTGGGAGGCCTAAGCTGGAGTTGGCAAGGTATACTCAGTCGGCGCATGTTTTCTGAGGAAGGGGTCTGGTATTCGACACGCTTGCTGGCTAGTAATTTGGCTCAGTACGTTGTTTCTGTGTACATCTTAATCACTGGTATTAAGTTGATTCAAGTTGTCTCAGACAACTACAATCTTGAAGTTGCACAAGAACAACTGAGCAGTGTGCTGGAACGCGTGCTTGATACTTCAGTCAATGAAGAGCTTGTTAACTCCATGGCTGCAGAGATTGGTCTTTTGGTGAGCTCTTTTGTAAAAAGTATGAATGCTACCAATATATCAAACGTAAATTGCTCAAGCCTCGGCGGTTTCAACGGATCTGATGTAATTGACGAGTTTTGTCGTTCAAGTGAGGGCTTTTTGCAGTGCAACTCAGCCGCCAATGTCAACTACTTGTGTGCCTTGTTGGATGGCCCAAGTACTTTGGACGGACTAGATCAGTTAGGACTACTCAATGCTTCGGGCTTTGATGTTAACGTGTTGATGGAGACGGTAAGAGAAATATTACAAGAATCCGCGAACAAAACGGTCGAATCGCTCTATCCTTCGTCACGGTTCATGGTAACTGTTCCTACTGCAGTAGCAGTGGTCGTTGCTACGGCGTGCGCCTTGTATTTGGCCATAACCTATGTTCCAAGCGTCACTAGCACAATCCTCAAATTGCGATGTGGTGTCTTGCCCAGCTTGGAGCGTCCAGACTTTGCTAGATTGCGGTGCGCGCCAGATAGCGTGTCATTGCTGACCGGATCTCTCTTTTGGGGCTGTCTAGGCTCTTCGCTTGTGACGGGCAGCTTTTTTGGTGCAattgtcttctttttttgctGGCAAGGTTCGGTCTACTTTGCGCAGCGTTTGACCGCTTTAGTCATTGGAATTCTATCGATCACACTCATTCGAACAGTAATTGTCGTTTGCTGTCGGTTATCCTTTTACAAAGCGTTTTACCGCAAAAGGCCAGCGGCGGCGAACATTAGTATTTTGGCGTTGGAATGGGCTAATTTTTCGTTGAGTGCCGGATTTGTGGTTGCTCGTACGGTAAAATTACTCTTGGTCGCGGCCTTTTCCGTCGGACGCATCGACCAGCCCTTTTTGGCGGAGGGAATTGGTTTTGTCGGCCCAATCGAGTTAGACGGTTATCCAACAATTCACATGCGCGACGTTCTTTTGAACGAAGCCCATCGTCACCCTTACATTGAAATGCTGGGTACCATGTATCTGATGAAGCTTCGGTATGGCGACAATTTCGGGAGGAATGCTGGTAGTTGCTGGCGTCTAGTCTTTGTGTACGCGCTCATGCCGTGGCTGCACAAGTACCGTGTCTTGACTCGCCCGGATCTCTTTTCTAAGGAAGCCTCGATTGTGGAAGGGTCCGAGAATGATCGCGGACTCAAATCTTTGCAATTTGTAAGTTTGAAAAGGCTGTTTGCGGATGGGGATGCCCCCCGCAGGGAAGCGATGCTCAATCCCATTCTCGAGGTAGACTCTTGCGCCTGCGGTACAGAGGCATTTGTCCAACAAGAGGGTCCGCCCAGTACTGTTCAGACTGAACCACACCAAGACGTCATCGATCTGCTTCATTTACGCGTCAAAGAGTTAGAGTCTGAACTGGCGACCATACGTTCGGGTGCACCGGGCGAGAAAGAGTTGGAAAGTCATTGTTCCACCAGCATCGAGTGA
- a CDS encoding predicted protein — YECEICGGESYRGRRNFELHFADQKHALGMKSLGIPNTKHFHGVTKIDDARDLWKSLQGKLEKEQFDGSREEEYEDSHGNVMSRKTYEDLGRQGLL; from the coding sequence TACGAATGTGAGATTTGTGGTGGGGAATCGTATCGGGGCCGACGCAATTTCGAGTTACACTTTGCCGACCAAAAACACGCGTTGGGAATGAAGAGTTTGGGTATACCGAATACGAAACACTTTCATGGTGTGACGAAGATTGACGACGCTCGAGACTTGTGGAAGTCGTTGCAAGGCAAactggaaaaggaacagTTTGATGGGTCAAGGGaggaagaatacgaagacTCACACGGAAACGTCATGTCTCGGAAAACTTATGAAGATTTGGGTCGGCAAGGTCTCTTATAA
- a CDS encoding predicted protein encodes MANEIAAAHTKHNRTAKGLVLERLLQGARGLDVGTQQASGVGGTFFKVTSNTGSSLDDSVFKRNFIQGRVKGLEITGKLSLRIKGLDRTRVAGSSGRGSQESGQGQHEKSFLRSMVGQRAERGWESRLWQGSFVALAMVPTGKSFPINLNIGGTSGAEEYIEPPLEGHAWGCFGYTEEEDLGDDCAEVFDIIVRARALLTCEESHRVSVVIVDRWAYLSCDKN; translated from the exons ATGGCGAACGAGATTGCCGCCGCGCACAC GAAGCACAATCGCACTGCGAAAGGCTTGGTTCTGGAGCGTCTCCTGCAAGGCGCGCGTGGGCTGGATGTTGGCACGCAACAAGCGAGCGGGGTCGGGGGCACATTCTTCAAAGTTACCAGCAATACCGGCAGCAGTCTTGACGACAGCGTTTTTAAACGTAATTTTATACAGGGTAGAGTCAAGGGTTTGGAAATCACGGGAAAGCTCTCTCTAAGAATCAAAGGTCTAGACCGGACTCGTGTTGCTGGATCCAGCGGGCGCGGTAGCCAAGAGAGCGGCCAAGGCCAGCACGAGAAGAGTTTTTTGAGGAGCATGGTAGGTCAGAGAGCGGAGCGAGGATG GGAGTCACGGCTTTGGCAAGGATCATTCGTCGCTCTGGCTATGGTTCCT ACCGGGAAATCCTTCCCAATTAATTTGAACATTGGTGGTACCTCTGGTGCCGAGGAATACATAGAG CCACCCTTGGAAGGGCACGCCTGGGGTTGTTTCGGATACACGGAGGAGGAGGACTTGGGCGACGACTGTGCAGAAGTCTTTGACATCATAGTGCGCGCGCGTGCATTGCTTACATGTGAGGAGAGCCACCGCGTTTCGGTTGTCATTGTTGACCGGTGGGCATATCTCTCGTGTGACAAGAATTAA